From a single Terriglobia bacterium genomic region:
- the hflX gene encoding GTPase HflX, which yields MSTGRDRPERAFLVAVEFRHRSRTDRDVELPPSAVLARDAARHTETQQPDAGPSPRLRPGLEESLAEFRELATSAGAEIVGEFIQRRDRPDPATLMGIGKLQEIAGAVASAQADLVLIDHDLSPSQQRNIENEVNARVIDRTQLILDIFARHARSREGQLQVELAQLEYMLPRLAGRGIEMSQLGGGIGTRGPGETQLETDRRKIYRRIRHIKQQVEEVRRVRAQQRQRRESVPLPTVALVGYTNAGKSTLFNALTDAGVVASSRMFATLDPTIRGITLPSKRRVLLSDTVGFIRSLPTTLVTAFRATLEEVQRAALLLHVCDVTSPVAQEQQQQVEKVLKDLEVQNTPQIRVMNKIDLLPEAQRRSLASTPSTVYISSAQRLGLDDLQAAIDQRISIDALRHLRLRIPQSEGKLLAQIEARAHVVKRAYRDATVQLEVDAPESLARALDAYVVKPRAKKK from the coding sequence ATGTCCACCGGTCGCGACCGGCCGGAGCGAGCATTCCTGGTGGCGGTGGAGTTTCGCCACCGTTCGCGCACGGACCGCGACGTGGAGCTGCCGCCCAGCGCCGTGCTGGCCCGCGATGCCGCGCGCCACACGGAAACCCAGCAGCCGGACGCGGGACCTTCTCCGCGGCTGCGTCCTGGCCTAGAAGAATCTCTGGCGGAGTTCCGCGAACTGGCAACTTCTGCCGGCGCGGAGATTGTGGGCGAGTTCATACAGCGCCGCGACCGGCCTGATCCCGCCACGCTGATGGGCATCGGCAAATTACAGGAGATTGCCGGAGCCGTAGCGTCAGCGCAAGCCGACCTGGTGCTGATTGACCACGATCTCTCGCCTTCCCAGCAACGCAATATTGAAAACGAAGTGAATGCGCGGGTGATTGACCGCACCCAGCTTATCCTGGACATTTTTGCCCGCCACGCTCGCAGTCGTGAAGGCCAGTTGCAAGTGGAACTGGCGCAGCTGGAGTACATGTTGCCCCGGCTGGCCGGGCGCGGCATTGAGATGTCACAACTGGGCGGCGGCATCGGCACGCGCGGTCCGGGTGAAACGCAACTGGAGACCGACCGCCGCAAGATTTACCGGCGCATTCGCCACATCAAGCAGCAGGTGGAAGAAGTGCGGCGGGTGCGGGCGCAACAGCGGCAGCGCCGGGAATCCGTCCCGCTGCCCACGGTGGCGCTGGTCGGCTACACCAATGCCGGCAAGTCAACGCTGTTCAACGCGCTGACGGATGCCGGCGTGGTTGCTTCGTCGCGCATGTTTGCCACGCTGGACCCGACCATCCGCGGGATTACGCTTCCCAGCAAGCGCCGCGTGCTGCTGTCAGACACGGTAGGTTTTATCCGCAGCCTGCCGACCACGCTGGTGACCGCCTTCCGCGCCACGCTGGAAGAAGTGCAGCGCGCCGCGCTGCTGCTGCACGTTTGCGACGTGACCAGCCCGGTGGCGCAGGAGCAGCAACAGCAGGTGGAGAAAGTGCTGAAGGACCTGGAAGTCCAGAACACGCCGCAGATCCGCGTGATGAACAAGATTGACTTGCTGCCGGAAGCACAGCGGCGGTCGCTGGCCAGTACGCCTTCCACGGTGTACATTTCGTCGGCCCAGCGCCTGGGTTTGGACGATCTCCAAGCGGCGATTGACCAGCGGATCAGCATTGACGCTTTGCGCCACCTGCGCCTGCGTATCCCGCAGAGCGAAGGCAAGCTGCTGGCGCAGATTGAGGCCCGCGCGCACGTGGTGAAGCGGGCTTACCGCGATGCGACAGTGCAACTGGAAGTGGACGCGCCGGAATCGCTGGCACGCGCGCTGGATGCGTATGTGGTCAAGCCGCGGGCTAAGAAGAAATAA
- a CDS encoding VWA domain-containing protein, with product MQRFFRSIWIAVMALLPATAASAQTTDRPPAKEPLTKIRATTRLVVVDVISTDAKGKPIADLNKDDFTLFEDGKPQQIKVFSFQPPASATLEPAKAVAAAAKLPENVFTNIPAYKTTGALNVILLDWLNTPNLNQTDARLRLLKIVDQLPQGRPVAIFLLGAKLQLIQDFTSDPEVLRRVVGNLNSKNSPLMPNPMSDATPSLIPWQLAQHIPEAMLERIIQFDARTQSAQTNNRVLFTLDALDALEALAQALAAYPGRKNVIWISEAFPLTSLVSDLKFQNRDAADNYSLQIARIADRLMSAQIAMYPVDLHGIPMNSDLFQIGNDGHDEYGRKLTLQNADKLSDRLSNARATMDELADETGGRAYYNTTDFGKVILASMEDGSTYYTLGYYPDNKNWDGKFRKIQVKTVRHGVKLRYRLGYYAASLAAYQAESPRQRAIELGKAVDPQTPASTTLLFQAQVEPPSARTQNKVRVTFVIDPHSVSFDRTEDDLYHADLSCVVQVYSEKGEAVRTESFTITSGLKHADYDHVMKTYVPCRVTFDLAAGSYPLRLAVRDEHTGAIGTANAGVVVPVESTSGTQPH from the coding sequence ATGCAACGCTTTTTCCGCTCCATCTGGATTGCAGTGATGGCTTTGCTTCCCGCGACGGCGGCCTCCGCCCAAACAACGGACCGCCCTCCCGCGAAAGAGCCGCTTACCAAAATACGCGCCACCACCCGCCTGGTCGTAGTGGACGTGATCTCCACCGACGCAAAAGGCAAGCCCATCGCCGACCTGAACAAAGACGACTTCACTCTCTTCGAAGACGGCAAGCCGCAGCAGATCAAAGTGTTCAGCTTTCAGCCGCCGGCCAGCGCCACCTTAGAGCCCGCAAAAGCTGTAGCGGCGGCCGCCAAACTTCCGGAAAATGTTTTTACCAACATCCCCGCGTACAAGACCACGGGCGCGCTCAACGTGATTCTTTTGGATTGGCTGAACACGCCCAACTTGAACCAGACAGACGCCCGGCTTCGGCTGCTCAAGATCGTGGACCAACTCCCGCAGGGCCGGCCCGTGGCCATTTTCCTGCTTGGCGCAAAATTGCAACTGATTCAGGATTTCACCAGCGATCCCGAAGTATTGCGCCGCGTGGTCGGCAATCTGAACAGCAAGAACTCTCCCCTGATGCCCAACCCCATGAGTGACGCCACGCCTTCGCTCATTCCCTGGCAACTGGCCCAGCACATTCCGGAGGCCATGCTGGAGCGCATTATTCAATTTGACGCGCGCACGCAGAGCGCGCAAACCAACAATCGCGTGCTGTTCACGCTGGACGCGCTGGACGCGCTGGAAGCCCTGGCCCAGGCCCTGGCCGCCTATCCGGGACGCAAGAACGTAATTTGGATTTCTGAAGCCTTTCCCTTGACCTCATTGGTCAGCGACCTCAAGTTTCAAAATCGCGACGCGGCGGACAACTACAGCCTGCAAATCGCCCGCATCGCTGATCGCCTGATGAGCGCGCAAATTGCCATGTATCCGGTTGACCTCCACGGCATCCCCATGAACTCTGATCTGTTCCAGATCGGTAATGACGGTCATGACGAATACGGCCGCAAGCTGACTCTGCAAAACGCTGACAAACTCTCTGACAGACTGAGCAACGCCCGCGCCACCATGGACGAACTGGCCGACGAGACCGGCGGGCGCGCTTACTACAACACTACGGACTTCGGCAAAGTCATCCTGGCCAGCATGGAAGACGGCTCCACCTACTACACGCTCGGCTACTATCCTGATAACAAGAACTGGGACGGCAAGTTCCGCAAGATCCAGGTGAAGACCGTCCGCCACGGCGTCAAGCTTCGCTACCGGCTGGGTTACTATGCCGCCAGCCTCGCGGCGTATCAGGCTGAATCTCCGCGGCAGCGCGCCATTGAGCTGGGCAAAGCCGTGGACCCGCAGACGCCCGCTTCCACAACGCTGCTGTTCCAGGCCCAGGTGGAGCCGCCGTCCGCCCGGACGCAAAACAAAGTCCGGGTAACCTTTGTGATTGATCCCCACTCGGTATCCTTCGACCGGACGGAAGACGATCTCTACCATGCCGATTTGAGCTGCGTGGTGCAGGTCTATTCCGAAAAAGGCGAAGCCGTGCGGACGGAGAGTTTCACCATCACCTCCGGCTTGAAGCACGCTGACTACGACCACGTGATGAAGACGTACGTCCCTTGCCGCGTTACTTTCGATCTCGCGGCCGGCTCGTACCCGCTGCGGCTGGCGGTGCGCGACGAACATACGGGCGCCATCGGCACAGCCAATGCCGGAGTCGTCGTCCCGGTGGAGTCTACGTCCGGAACTCAACCTCATTAG
- a CDS encoding sulfite exporter TauE/SafE family protein: MMIFSYLLLGLLVGLLSGVVGIGGGVLIVPALVYVFRMSQHKAQGTSLGALLAPIGALAFWEYYKAGNVDVPAALLIALGFAVGGYFGGHWAQHLPEVVVRRAFGVLIVIVGLHLVLAAK, encoded by the coding sequence ATGATGATCTTTTCTTACTTGCTGCTTGGGCTGCTGGTCGGCCTGCTCTCCGGCGTGGTGGGCATCGGCGGCGGAGTTCTCATTGTTCCCGCTTTGGTGTATGTCTTCCGCATGAGCCAGCACAAGGCCCAGGGGACGTCGCTGGGGGCCCTGCTGGCGCCCATCGGCGCGCTCGCTTTTTGGGAGTATTACAAGGCCGGCAACGTAGACGTGCCCGCGGCCCTGCTCATTGCCCTAGGCTTTGCCGTGGGCGGCTATTTCGGCGGCCACTGGGCCCAGCACCTCCCCGAAGTCGTTGTGCGCCGGGCATTTGGCGTCCTTATAGTGATCGTCGGCCTGCACCTGGTGTTGGCTGCCAAATAG
- a CDS encoding ATP synthase F0 subunit B yields MEDTLKQVGELLLSSIPTIICLLVVWTAYRFLVFPRLEQVLSERHAKTEGAVQQAQADIAQAEARVADYERKVREARAQIFATQEQYRNRVLEQRNNALAQARQQAEQTVKSARAVLEQEVAAAKATLQTQADSIADEIIRSILKPGAAAAAGGR; encoded by the coding sequence ATGGAAGACACACTCAAGCAAGTAGGCGAATTACTGCTTTCCTCCATCCCCACCATCATTTGTCTGCTGGTGGTGTGGACGGCGTACCGCTTTCTGGTGTTTCCGCGTCTGGAGCAGGTGCTGTCTGAGCGCCATGCCAAGACGGAAGGGGCCGTCCAGCAGGCGCAGGCGGACATTGCCCAGGCGGAGGCGCGCGTCGCCGACTACGAACGCAAAGTGCGGGAAGCGCGGGCGCAGATCTTCGCCACACAGGAGCAGTATCGCAATCGCGTGCTGGAACAGCGCAACAACGCGCTGGCCCAGGCGCGCCAGCAGGCGGAGCAGACGGTGAAGTCGGCGCGGGCGGTGCTGGAGCAGGAAGTCGCCGCCGCCAAGGCCACTTTGCAGACGCAAGCTGATTCCATTGCTGATGAGATCATCCGCAGCATCCTGAAGCCGGGCGCTGCCGCCGCCGCAGGAGGACGCTGA
- a CDS encoding ATP synthase F0 subunit B: protein MNLRVRRIALLAVAFAALSFAVVASRVQAQETAKPAASEQKSTPSQEIKEAASKVESTEAGAEKKEKAEENEGKSSAAVQGLAKLTGMTVDHAYWFSVGLNFAIVVFILAYFAKKKLPGVFKGRTESIQKGMEEAKKSSDEARRRLTEVEERLSRLDVDIAQMRSEAEETGRAEEKRILSEGEAERKRIVEAAQQDITAAAGSARRELKAYATELAVDLAAKKIRVEKSTDQELVREFTANLGKDGN from the coding sequence ATGAACCTCCGCGTTCGCCGAATCGCGCTGCTGGCTGTCGCTTTCGCGGCACTTTCTTTCGCTGTGGTGGCCAGCCGAGTCCAAGCTCAGGAAACCGCCAAGCCTGCCGCCAGCGAGCAGAAAAGCACGCCTTCCCAGGAAATCAAGGAAGCTGCGAGCAAAGTCGAAAGCACAGAAGCCGGCGCAGAAAAGAAAGAAAAGGCCGAAGAAAACGAAGGCAAATCGTCAGCCGCGGTGCAAGGCCTGGCGAAACTAACCGGCATGACCGTGGACCACGCGTACTGGTTCAGCGTGGGTTTGAACTTCGCCATTGTGGTGTTCATTCTGGCTTACTTTGCCAAGAAGAAATTGCCGGGGGTCTTTAAGGGCCGCACGGAATCCATTCAAAAAGGGATGGAAGAGGCAAAGAAGTCCAGTGACGAAGCGCGCCGCCGATTGACCGAGGTGGAAGAGCGGCTTTCGCGCCTGGACGTGGACATAGCGCAGATGCGCAGCGAGGCTGAGGAAACCGGACGCGCGGAAGAAAAACGCATCCTCAGCGAAGGCGAAGCCGAGCGCAAGAGGATTGTGGAAGCCGCGCAGCAGGACATTACCGCGGCCGCGGGCAGCGCGCGCCGCGAACTCAAGGCCTACGCTACCGAGTTGGCGGTGGACCTGGCGGCCAAAAAGATCCGCGTGGAAAAAAGCACTGACCAGGAACTGGTGCGCGAGTTTACCGCCAATCTGGGAAAGGACGGCAACTAG
- the atpH gene encoding ATP synthase F1 subunit delta, with amino-acid sequence MAVVTGRYARAFAEVIAAHQGDAGKAVEELEQMASLVDGSHELRNVFQNPAVAQKQKISLLDEIIEKMGGSRLLRNFLAVLIDQHRIGQIAEIARQFKQDLDARMGIAEAKVSSARELTAAEKKSLEKELAATTGKTIRATYAEDATLLGGAIVRVGSTIYDGSVRGRLEKMKEQISGA; translated from the coding sequence ATGGCAGTGGTCACGGGCCGGTACGCGCGCGCGTTTGCGGAAGTGATAGCCGCGCACCAGGGCGATGCGGGAAAAGCCGTGGAAGAACTGGAGCAGATGGCTTCGCTGGTGGACGGCAGCCACGAGCTGCGCAACGTATTTCAGAATCCCGCCGTCGCACAGAAACAAAAGATCAGCCTGCTGGACGAGATCATCGAAAAGATGGGCGGCTCCAGGCTGTTGCGCAATTTTCTGGCGGTGCTGATTGACCAGCATCGCATCGGGCAGATTGCGGAAATCGCCCGCCAGTTCAAGCAGGACTTGGACGCGCGGATGGGAATCGCCGAAGCAAAAGTGAGTTCAGCGCGCGAGTTGACCGCGGCGGAGAAGAAGAGCCTGGAAAAGGAGCTGGCCGCGACCACGGGAAAGACCATCCGGGCAACGTACGCGGAAGACGCCACGCTCTTGGGAGGCGCGATCGTGCGCGTGGGCAGCACCATCTATGACGGATCAGTGCGCGGGCGGCTGGAGAAGATGAAGGAACAGATTAGTGGGGCGTAG
- the atpA gene encoding F0F1 ATP synthase subunit alpha: MAQIKADEITKLIRDQIENYESKVTVDEVGTIISLGDGIARVHGLDKVMAGELLDFGHGLAGIAMNLEEDQVGTVLMGDYTEVKEGGEVKRTGKIMSVPVGEGMIGRVVNALGLPIDDKGPITASKYIPVERIAPGVIDRQPVREPMATGIKAIDSMIPIGRGQRELIIGDRQTGKTAVALDTIVNSKGNNLICIYCAIGQKRSSIAQVVQKLQDYGAMDYTIVVAASASEPAPMLYLAPYAACAIGEYFRDTGKHALVIYDDLSKHAASYREISLLLRRPPGREAYPGDVFYLHSRLLERAAKMSDKLGGGSLTALPVIETQANDVSAYIPTNVISITDGQIFLETDLFNSGIRPAVNVGISVSRVGGSAQIKAMRQVAGTMKLELAQYRELAAFAQFGSDLDKATQNQLNRGSRLVEILKQDQYQPLPFSKQILIIFAGTNGFLDDLPVEKIREFEAELYKYVDTANPKLQQTIMEKKTIDDALKADIQKTLTEFKQRFLSERQLAGAKA, translated from the coding sequence ATGGCTCAAATTAAAGCAGACGAAATCACCAAACTTATCCGCGATCAAATTGAGAACTACGAGTCCAAGGTGACCGTGGATGAAGTAGGCACCATCATCTCGCTGGGCGACGGAATCGCCCGCGTGCACGGGCTGGACAAAGTCATGGCCGGCGAACTGCTCGACTTCGGCCACGGACTGGCCGGCATCGCCATGAACCTGGAAGAAGACCAGGTGGGCACAGTGCTGATGGGCGACTACACCGAGGTCAAAGAGGGCGGCGAAGTGAAGCGCACGGGGAAGATCATGTCCGTGCCCGTCGGCGAAGGCATGATTGGCCGCGTGGTGAACGCGCTGGGCCTGCCCATTGACGACAAGGGCCCCATCACCGCCAGCAAATATATTCCCGTGGAGCGCATTGCGCCGGGCGTGATTGACCGCCAGCCGGTGCGCGAGCCCATGGCCACCGGAATCAAGGCGATTGATTCGATGATTCCCATCGGCCGCGGACAGCGTGAGTTGATCATCGGCGACCGCCAGACGGGCAAGACCGCGGTGGCGCTGGATACCATCGTCAACAGCAAAGGCAACAACCTGATTTGTATCTATTGCGCGATCGGCCAGAAGCGGTCTTCTATCGCGCAGGTGGTGCAGAAGCTGCAAGATTACGGCGCGATGGATTACACCATCGTGGTGGCGGCGTCGGCTTCCGAGCCAGCTCCCATGCTGTATCTGGCTCCTTACGCGGCGTGCGCCATCGGCGAATATTTCCGTGACACCGGCAAACATGCTCTGGTGATCTACGACGATCTTTCCAAGCACGCGGCGTCCTATCGCGAAATCTCGCTGCTGCTGCGCCGGCCACCGGGACGCGAAGCTTACCCCGGCGACGTCTTTTATCTCCACTCCCGTTTGCTGGAGCGCGCGGCCAAAATGTCCGACAAGCTGGGCGGCGGCTCGCTGACGGCGCTGCCGGTGATCGAAACCCAGGCCAATGACGTGTCCGCGTACATTCCGACGAACGTCATCTCCATCACGGACGGCCAGATCTTTCTGGAAACCGATTTGTTCAACTCCGGCATACGCCCAGCGGTGAACGTGGGCATCTCGGTAAGCCGCGTGGGCGGGTCCGCACAGATCAAGGCCATGCGGCAGGTCGCCGGCACCATGAAACTGGAGCTGGCGCAGTACCGCGAACTGGCGGCGTTTGCCCAGTTCGGCTCCGACCTGGACAAGGCCACGCAGAACCAGCTCAATCGCGGCAGCCGCCTGGTGGAAATCCTGAAGCAGGACCAGTACCAGCCGCTGCCGTTCAGCAAACAGATTCTGATCATCTTTGCCGGCACCAACGGCTTCCTCGACGACCTGCCGGTGGAGAAGATCCGCGAATTTGAAGCCGAGTTGTACAAGTACGTGGACACGGCGAATCCCAAGCTGCAGCAAACCATCATGGAGAAGAAGACCATTGATGATGCGCTGAAAGCGGACATTCAGAAGACGCTCACCGAATTCAAGCAGCGGTTTTTGAGCGAACGGCAATTGGCGGGAGCGAAAGCGTAA
- the atpG gene encoding ATP synthase F1 subunit gamma, whose translation MANLLDIRRRIRSVRNTRQITKAMQMVSAAKLRRAQERALAARPYARMLVNVLKSLVTRAELYDPDTGEPRHPLLMRRPEKTVLLLVVSGEKGLAGAFNANILKTAARFIESKRDKNIDIVTMGRKSRDYFRRRYPAGQPGETRSGPIQIVGEHVGLMNRAQFAAARDIAEKVVHLYTESKVDSVYLVYNEFKSVIAQRLVVDDILPISAVGEEEVVMAEEVSEEERKRRIEAAMHAGVGVRGLDTSAVDQAAAGFGTKQVDYIYEEPPGDLFSNLLPRYLSVQLFRAMLESEAAEHAARMTAMDSATNNASDMIDSLTLAMNRARQAKITKEIIEIVSGAAAL comes from the coding sequence ATGGCGAACCTGTTAGACATCCGGCGGCGAATCCGCAGCGTGCGCAACACGCGGCAGATCACCAAGGCCATGCAGATGGTTTCGGCGGCGAAACTGCGTAGAGCCCAGGAACGCGCGCTGGCGGCGCGTCCGTACGCCCGGATGCTGGTGAACGTGCTGAAGTCGCTGGTGACGCGCGCGGAACTGTACGATCCGGATACCGGCGAGCCGCGCCATCCGCTGCTGATGCGGCGCCCGGAAAAGACGGTGTTGCTGCTGGTGGTCTCCGGCGAAAAAGGACTGGCCGGAGCGTTCAACGCCAACATCTTGAAGACCGCCGCGCGCTTCATCGAGTCCAAGCGCGACAAGAACATTGATATCGTGACGATGGGGCGTAAGTCGCGCGACTACTTCCGCCGCCGTTATCCCGCTGGCCAGCCGGGCGAGACGCGCAGCGGGCCGATCCAGATTGTGGGCGAACACGTGGGCCTGATGAACCGCGCCCAGTTTGCCGCCGCACGCGACATCGCGGAAAAAGTTGTTCATCTATACACCGAAAGCAAAGTGGATTCGGTGTACCTGGTTTACAACGAATTCAAATCCGTGATTGCGCAGCGCCTGGTGGTGGATGACATTCTGCCCATCAGCGCCGTGGGCGAAGAAGAAGTGGTGATGGCCGAGGAAGTGTCGGAAGAAGAGCGCAAGCGGCGCATTGAAGCCGCCATGCACGCCGGCGTGGGCGTGCGCGGGCTCGATACCTCCGCCGTAGACCAGGCTGCCGCCGGTTTCGGCACCAAGCAGGTGGATTACATCTATGAGGAGCCGCCGGGTGACTTGTTCAGCAACCTGCTGCCGCGCTACCTCTCGGTGCAGTTGTTCCGGGCGATGCTGGAATCAGAGGCCGCCGAGCACGCCGCGCGCATGACGGCCATGGACTCGGCCACCAACAACGCTTCTGACATGATTGATTCGCTTACGCTGGCCATGAACCGGGCACGCCAAGCGAAGATTACGAAAGAGATTATCGAAATCGTAAGTGGGGCGGCAGCGCTCTAA
- the atpD gene encoding F0F1 ATP synthase subunit beta, which produces MAQNIGKVVQIAGPAVDVQFAEGMLPPVYQALQVTSEGFKVPDPISVILEVQQHLGEGRVRTVAMQATDGMVRGMKALDLGGPISAPVGKGTLGRVINVIGEPVDNLGPVAFTKRLPIHRAAPSFEEQSTKAEMFETGVKVIDLIQPFLKGGKIGLFGGAGVGKTVVIMELINNVAKKHGGFSVFAGVGERTREGNDLWLEMTESGVIKPGVPEESKAALVYGQMTEPPGARLRVALTALTVAEYFRDEEGADTLLFIDNIFRFTQAGSEVSALLGRMPSAVGYQPNLATEMGELQERITSTKKGSITSVQAIYVPADDLTDPAPATTFAHLDATTVLSRPLTEIGIYPAVDPLASTSRILDPHIVGEEHYAVAQGVKRILQRYKDLQDIIAILGIEELSEDDKLTVSRARKVQKFLSQPFYVAAQFTGREGKYVKVEDTVRGFKEIIEGKHDDVPEQAFYMKGGIEEVLAEAETMKATA; this is translated from the coding sequence ATGGCACAGAATATAGGCAAGGTCGTACAGATCGCGGGACCCGCGGTGGACGTGCAATTTGCCGAAGGCATGCTGCCGCCGGTGTATCAGGCGCTGCAGGTAACCAGCGAAGGATTCAAGGTCCCCGATCCCATCAGCGTGATTCTGGAAGTGCAGCAGCACCTGGGCGAAGGCCGGGTGCGGACCGTCGCTATGCAGGCCACCGACGGCATGGTCCGCGGCATGAAGGCCCTGGACCTGGGCGGACCCATTTCCGCCCCGGTGGGCAAAGGCACGCTGGGCCGGGTGATCAACGTGATCGGCGAACCGGTGGACAACCTGGGGCCGGTGGCCTTCACCAAGCGGCTGCCCATTCATCGCGCGGCGCCCTCGTTTGAAGAGCAATCCACCAAGGCCGAAATGTTTGAAACCGGCGTGAAAGTCATTGACCTGATCCAGCCGTTCTTGAAAGGCGGCAAGATCGGGTTGTTCGGCGGCGCCGGCGTGGGCAAGACCGTTGTCATCATGGAACTGATCAACAACGTGGCCAAGAAGCACGGCGGGTTCTCAGTGTTTGCCGGCGTGGGCGAGCGCACGCGTGAAGGCAATGACCTGTGGCTGGAAATGACGGAATCAGGCGTGATCAAGCCGGGCGTGCCGGAAGAATCCAAAGCCGCGCTGGTGTACGGACAGATGACCGAGCCGCCGGGAGCGCGCCTGCGCGTGGCGCTGACCGCGCTGACCGTGGCCGAATATTTCCGCGATGAAGAAGGCGCGGACACGCTGCTGTTTATTGACAACATCTTTCGTTTCACGCAAGCCGGATCGGAAGTCTCCGCGCTGCTGGGACGCATGCCGTCCGCCGTGGGATACCAGCCGAACCTGGCCACGGAAATGGGCGAACTGCAGGAGCGCATCACTTCGACCAAGAAGGGTTCGATCACGTCGGTGCAGGCCATCTACGTGCCCGCAGACGATCTCACCGATCCCGCGCCGGCCACCACCTTCGCCCACCTGGACGCGACCACCGTGCTGTCCCGCCCGCTGACAGAGATTGGAATTTATCCGGCGGTTGATCCGCTGGCTTCCACGTCACGCATTCTTGATCCGCACATCGTGGGCGAGGAGCATTACGCGGTGGCGCAAGGCGTGAAGCGAATCTTGCAGCGCTACAAAGACCTGCAGGACATCATCGCCATTCTGGGCATTGAAGAACTCAGCGAAGACGACAAGCTCACGGTGTCGCGCGCCCGCAAAGTGCAGAAGTTCCTGTCGCAGCCGTTCTACGTGGCGGCGCAGTTCACCGGCCGCGAAGGCAAGTACGTGAAGGTGGAAGACACCGTCCGCGGCTTCAAGGAAATCATTGAAGGCAAGCATGACGACGTCCCCGAGCAGGCCTTCTACATGAAGGGCGGCATTGAAGAAGTGCTGGCTGAAGCCGAGACCATGAAAGCGACGGCGTAA
- a CDS encoding F0F1 ATP synthase subunit epsilon, protein MPENIQLEIVTPERLVVKATVDDVQIPGSTGYLGILPGHAPLITALGVGEISYRSGAETKRLSVAWGFAEVLPDKVTILAETAERSDEIDVARAQAAKQRAEDELKKAGPGGDAEAQAALQRATSRLEVAGKTTS, encoded by the coding sequence CTGCCGGAGAACATTCAACTCGAAATCGTCACGCCGGAACGCCTGGTGGTGAAAGCCACCGTGGACGACGTGCAGATCCCGGGCAGCACCGGATATCTGGGCATCCTGCCGGGCCACGCGCCGCTGATTACCGCGCTGGGCGTGGGCGAAATCAGTTACCGCAGCGGCGCTGAGACCAAACGGCTCTCCGTGGCCTGGGGATTTGCCGAAGTCCTGCCGGACAAGGTTACGATCCTGGCGGAAACGGCGGAACGCAGCGACGAAATTGACGTGGCCCGCGCCCAGGCCGCCAAACAACGCGCGGAAGACGAGCTGAAGAAAGCTGGTCCCGGCGGCGACGCCGAAGCCCAGGCGGCATTGCAGCGCGCGACCTCGCGGCTGGAAGTGGCGGGGAAGACCACCTCTTAA